A genomic stretch from Pseudomonas sp. MUP55 includes:
- a CDS encoding alpha/beta hydrolase, translating to MNKRMGWLLALLVSCSALAGEHGVKVVSPDRFHLDAGDLSLGLSQDWRQPLPQVTRALIIVHGRLRNAQTYLQSGIDAAARAEVGADVLVIAPQFLNQSDMKPNHLDNQVLRWKGNDWMAGEPSIGPGQVSSFGALDQIIKHLGNRTLFPALKEIAVAGHSGGGQVVQRFAVTGHAHPMLQTEGIRLRYVVANPSSYAYFSPQRPVKFETAGCPGFNDWKYGMQGLPDYVEGQGAEQLEQAYVSRDVTYLLGQQDTNPNHPALDKSCEAETQGAYRLIRGHNYFNYLKQRHPQLSHRLVEVPGVGHDGDKMFTSPEGQKVLFAQ from the coding sequence ATGAATAAACGAATGGGGTGGCTGCTGGCTTTGTTGGTGTCCTGCTCAGCGTTGGCTGGCGAACACGGTGTCAAAGTGGTCAGCCCTGATCGTTTTCACTTGGATGCGGGCGATCTCAGCCTGGGCTTGAGCCAGGATTGGCGCCAGCCGCTGCCACAGGTCACTCGCGCGCTGATCATCGTGCATGGCCGCTTGCGCAATGCGCAGACCTACCTGCAAAGCGGTATCGACGCCGCCGCCCGTGCCGAGGTGGGCGCTGATGTGCTGGTGATTGCACCGCAGTTTCTCAACCAGTCGGATATGAAGCCTAACCACCTGGATAACCAGGTGCTGCGCTGGAAAGGCAACGACTGGATGGCCGGCGAGCCGTCAATCGGTCCCGGCCAGGTCAGCTCTTTTGGCGCCCTCGACCAGATCATCAAGCACCTGGGCAACCGCACCCTGTTCCCGGCGCTCAAGGAAATCGCAGTCGCCGGGCACTCCGGTGGCGGGCAGGTGGTGCAGCGTTTCGCGGTCACCGGCCACGCGCACCCGATGCTGCAGACCGAGGGCATCCGCCTGCGCTATGTGGTGGCCAACCCATCGTCCTACGCCTACTTCAGCCCACAACGCCCGGTGAAGTTCGAGACGGCCGGTTGCCCGGGCTTCAACGACTGGAAGTACGGCATGCAAGGCCTGCCGGACTACGTCGAGGGCCAGGGCGCCGAGCAACTGGAGCAGGCCTATGTGTCGCGCGATGTCACTTACCTGCTGGGCCAGCAAGACACCAACCCCAACCATCCGGCGCTGGATAAAAGCTGCGAAGCCGAAACCCAGGGCGCCTACCGGCTGATCCGCGGGCACAACTATTTCAACTACCTCAAGCAGCGGCACCCGCAGTTGAGCCACAGGCTGGTGGAAGTACCGGGGGTGGGCCATGACGGCGACAAAATGTTCACCTCGCCCGAAGGCCAGAAAGTTCTGTTCGCGCAATAA
- a CDS encoding DUF4372 domain-containing protein, which yields MFSNTRFAQMLQALPHQLFKSAVKRCGADRYAKQFTSWDLLVTLIFGQLTQAKSLRTLATASQSLEPHSYHLNAKNMVRSTLCDALNKRSSDPFRLACEHLLQGVGRKQRKSLEAMITLIDSTSISLRGPGFDEWTTATKTRITQGMKVHVAIDPRQTAPTYVNLTAANVNDLSDALTMPLEAGMTYVFDKGYCDYNWWHQIDRMGSFFRHPA from the coding sequence ATGTTCAGCAATACTCGATTTGCACAAATGCTCCAGGCCCTTCCTCATCAGCTCTTCAAATCAGCGGTCAAACGTTGCGGAGCTGATCGTTACGCCAAACAATTCACGTCTTGGGATCTGCTCGTCACGTTGATTTTTGGTCAACTGACTCAAGCCAAAAGTTTGCGCACATTGGCGACCGCGTCGCAGTCGCTTGAGCCCCATAGTTACCACCTCAACGCCAAAAACATGGTGCGTTCAACCCTCTGTGATGCGTTGAACAAGCGCAGCTCGGATCCGTTTCGATTAGCTTGCGAGCATTTGCTTCAAGGCGTTGGTCGCAAACAGCGCAAGTCCCTCGAGGCGATGATCACCTTGATCGATTCAACTTCGATCAGCCTTCGCGGACCTGGTTTTGACGAATGGACAACCGCGACCAAAACCCGCATCACTCAAGGAATGAAAGTGCATGTAGCCATCGACCCTCGGCAAACAGCCCCCACTTACGTAAACCTCACCGCCGCTAACGTTAACGATCTGAGCGATGCCTTAACCATGCCGCTAGAAGCCGGTATGACGTACGTTTTCGACAAGGGTTACTGCGACTACAACTGGTGGCACCAGATTGATCGAATGGGCTCTTTTTTTCGTCACCCGGCTTAA
- a CDS encoding IS4 family transposase → MIEWALFFVTRLKKNANVKCVESLRKEDAPEFIEADESVLFGKKYLSNRRPNHYQNQAVRRIQVRRDDHETPLVLVTNDFSRSAEEIADLYKQRWQVELFFKWIKQNLKLKRYFGFSENAVRLQIYSALITYLLLHLYQRRSGTSGSLSDFAIRLTHSLFERPWSIEQLECRRQKRTELKTAQGSLQLFEGFTGH, encoded by the coding sequence TTGATCGAATGGGCTCTTTTTTTCGTCACCCGGCTTAAAAAAAACGCCAATGTGAAGTGCGTAGAAAGTTTGAGGAAAGAGGATGCGCCGGAGTTCATTGAGGCGGATGAGTCGGTGTTGTTCGGTAAAAAATACCTGAGTAATCGACGTCCCAATCACTATCAGAATCAGGCTGTACGGCGGATCCAGGTTCGGCGAGACGACCACGAAACGCCGCTGGTGCTGGTCACGAACGACTTCTCTCGCTCAGCTGAGGAGATCGCCGATCTGTACAAACAACGTTGGCAGGTCGAGTTATTTTTCAAGTGGATCAAGCAAAACCTCAAGCTCAAGCGATATTTTGGCTTCTCCGAAAATGCCGTTCGCCTGCAGATCTACAGTGCCTTGATTACCTACCTTTTGCTGCACCTTTATCAGCGCCGTTCAGGTACCTCCGGATCTCTTTCAGACTTTGCCATTCGGCTGACTCACAGCTTGTTTGAACGCCCATGGAGCATCGAACAGCTGGAATGCCGAAGGCAAAAGCGAACAGAGCTGAAGACTGCCCAAGGCAGCCTTCAGCTTTTTGAAGGTTTTACCGGACACTAG
- a CDS encoding HAD family hydrolase — protein sequence MSLAEVRHWVFDMDGTLTVAVHDFAAIRVALEIAPEDDILTHLAGLPTDIAAAKHAWLLEHERELALGSVAAEGAVELVRELAGRGYRLGILTRNAQELAHVTLQAIGLADCFAPEDVLGREDAPPKPDPGGLLKLAAAWEVDPREMVMVGDYRFDLDCGRAAGARTVLVNLPENPWPELADWHAEDCTALRRMI from the coding sequence ATGAGCCTGGCCGAGGTCCGGCATTGGGTGTTCGACATGGACGGCACCCTCACGGTGGCGGTGCATGATTTTGCAGCCATCCGCGTGGCGTTGGAGATCGCGCCGGAGGACGACATTCTCACTCACCTGGCCGGGTTGCCGACGGACATCGCGGCGGCCAAGCATGCCTGGCTGCTGGAGCACGAGCGCGAACTGGCACTGGGCTCGGTCGCCGCCGAGGGCGCGGTGGAGCTAGTGCGTGAGCTGGCCGGGCGCGGTTACCGCCTGGGGATTCTGACGCGCAATGCGCAGGAGCTGGCGCATGTCACGCTGCAGGCGATTGGCCTGGCGGACTGTTTTGCGCCCGAGGATGTGCTGGGCCGTGAGGACGCGCCGCCCAAGCCGGATCCGGGTGGCCTGTTGAAACTGGCGGCGGCCTGGGAAGTGGATCCGAGGGAGATGGTGATGGTCGGGGACTATCGCTTCGACCTGGACTGCGGCCGGGCAGCCGGTGCGCGGACGGTGTTGGTTAACCTGCCGGAGAACCCGTGGCCGGAATTGGCGGATTGGCATGCCGAGGATTGCACGGCACTGCGCCGGATGATCTAG
- the tesB gene encoding acyl-CoA thioesterase II, translating into MSQVLEDLVDLLTLEPIEENLFRGRSQDLGFRQLFGGQVLGQSLSAASQTVEEARHVHSLHGYFLRPGDAALPVVYSVDRVRDGGSFSTRRVTAIQKGHPIFTCTTSFQYDEEGFEHQTTMPVVVGPENLPSELELTQQRAHLIPEHMRDKLLCPKPIEVRPVTEKDPFNPQPSDPVKYVWFRADGALADTPALHKYLLAYASDFGLLTTSLLPHGKTVWQKDMQVASLDHALWFHADLRADDWLLYAMDSPWAGNSRGFSRGSVYNRAGQLVASVTQEGLIRHRKDWA; encoded by the coding sequence ATGAGCCAAGTATTGGAAGATCTGGTGGACTTGCTGACCTTGGAGCCGATCGAGGAAAACCTCTTTCGCGGCCGCAGCCAGGACCTGGGTTTTCGCCAACTGTTCGGTGGTCAGGTGCTGGGCCAGTCGCTGTCGGCGGCCAGCCAGACTGTCGAAGAAGCGCGCCACGTACATTCCCTGCACGGTTATTTCCTGCGCCCGGGCGACGCAGCCTTGCCGGTGGTGTATTCGGTGGACCGTGTGCGCGACGGCGGCAGTTTCAGCACGCGCCGCGTCACGGCGATCCAGAAGGGCCACCCGATTTTCACGTGCACCACCTCGTTTCAGTACGACGAAGAAGGCTTCGAGCACCAGACCACCATGCCCGTGGTGGTCGGCCCGGAGAACCTGCCGTCGGAGCTGGAGCTGACTCAGCAGCGCGCGCACCTGATCCCCGAGCACATGCGCGACAAGCTGCTGTGCCCCAAGCCCATCGAAGTACGCCCGGTGACCGAAAAGGACCCGTTCAACCCGCAGCCTTCCGACCCGGTCAAGTACGTGTGGTTTCGTGCCGACGGCGCCCTGGCCGACACACCGGCGTTGCATAAATACCTGCTGGCGTACGCCTCGGACTTCGGCCTGTTGACCACCTCGCTGCTGCCCCATGGCAAGACGGTGTGGCAAAAAGATATGCAGGTCGCCAGCCTCGACCACGCGCTGTGGTTCCACGCCGACCTGCGCGCCGACGACTGGTTGCTCTACGCCATGGACAGCCCATGGGCCGGCAATTCTAGAGGTTTCTCCCGGGGCAGTGTGTACAACCGCGCCGGGCAACTGGTGGCGTCGGTGACTCAGGAAGGCTTGATTCGCCATCGCAAGGACTGGGCATGA
- a CDS encoding GNAT family N-acetyltransferase — protein sequence MEPILELESARLIMRQWRDSDLQAFAQMCADPQVMRYFPARLSHLESAALIGRIRGHFAEYGFGFWALQRKDTGEFIGLTGLQNVGFEARFTPAVEIGWRLAREHWGLGYASEAAWTALRCGFDRLSLDEIVAFTTQANLPSQKVMQAIGMHYDPQADFEHPQVAADDPLRQHVLYRITRAQWLDTLHG from the coding sequence ATGGAGCCGATACTGGAGTTGGAAAGTGCACGGCTGATCATGCGCCAATGGCGCGACAGCGATCTGCAGGCATTTGCGCAGATGTGCGCCGACCCGCAGGTGATGCGTTATTTCCCGGCCAGGTTGAGCCACCTGGAAAGCGCCGCACTGATTGGCCGGATCCGCGGCCATTTCGCCGAGTATGGTTTTGGCTTTTGGGCTTTGCAACGCAAGGACACTGGCGAATTCATCGGCCTCACCGGGCTTCAGAACGTGGGTTTTGAAGCGCGTTTCACCCCGGCGGTGGAAATCGGCTGGCGCCTGGCCCGCGAGCATTGGGGACTGGGTTATGCCAGCGAGGCGGCCTGGACCGCATTGCGCTGTGGTTTTGATCGCCTGAGCCTGGATGAAATCGTCGCCTTCACCACCCAAGCCAATCTGCCTTCACAAAAAGTCATGCAGGCCATCGGTATGCATTACGATCCGCAGGCAGATTTTGAACACCCCCAAGTCGCAGCCGACGACCCGCTGCGCCAGCATGTTTTGTACCGCATCACCCGCGCCCAATGGTTGGACACGCTGCATGGATAA
- a CDS encoding histone deacetylase, giving the protein MPLPLIYHDDYSPEFPADHRFPMDKFRLLRDHLVDSGLTEDRHLLRPQLCPAEILGLAHEPGYIERYMSGELSREDQRRLGLPWSEALARRTVRAVGGSILAAEQALEHGLACHLAGGTHHAHYDYPAGFCIFNDLAVISHYLLASGRVNRVLIFDCDVHQGDGTARILHDTPDAITVSLHCEKNFPARKAQSDWDIGLPMGMGDADYLKVVDDALNYLLPLYQPDLVLYDAGVDVHKDDALGYLKLTDAGVAARDESVMRHCLGRDIAVMGVIGGGYSKDRPALARRHGILHHSAQRVWTSSGCH; this is encoded by the coding sequence ATGCCCTTGCCATTGATCTACCACGATGACTACAGCCCCGAGTTCCCGGCGGACCACCGATTCCCCATGGACAAGTTTCGCCTGCTGCGCGACCACCTGGTGGACAGCGGCCTGACCGAGGACCGCCACTTGCTGCGCCCGCAGCTGTGCCCGGCAGAGATTCTGGGCCTGGCCCATGAACCTGGGTATATCGAACGCTACATGAGCGGCGAGTTGTCTCGCGAAGACCAACGGCGCCTCGGCCTGCCGTGGAGCGAAGCCCTGGCGCGACGCACCGTGCGTGCGGTGGGTGGCTCGATCCTGGCGGCGGAGCAGGCGCTGGAGCATGGCCTGGCCTGCCACCTCGCCGGTGGCACCCATCACGCCCACTATGATTACCCGGCGGGCTTTTGCATCTTCAATGACCTGGCGGTGATCAGCCATTACCTGCTGGCCAGCGGCCGGGTCAACCGTGTGTTGATCTTCGACTGTGACGTGCACCAGGGCGACGGCACCGCGCGCATCCTGCATGACACGCCGGATGCCATCACTGTCTCGCTGCACTGCGAAAAAAACTTCCCGGCGCGCAAGGCCCAGAGCGACTGGGACATCGGGTTGCCGATGGGCATGGGCGATGCCGACTACCTCAAGGTGGTCGATGATGCGCTCAATTACCTGCTGCCGCTGTACCAGCCGGACCTGGTGCTATACGACGCGGGCGTAGACGTACACAAGGACGACGCACTCGGCTACCTCAAGCTCACCGATGCCGGCGTCGCCGCCCGCGATGAAAGCGTGATGCGTCACTGCCTGGGCCGCGACATTGCGGTGATGGGCGTGATCGGCGGCGGCTACAGCAAGGACCGCCCTGCCCTGGCTCGCCGCCACGGCATCCTGCACCACAGCGCGCAGCGTGTGTGGACGTCATCCGGCTGTCACTGA
- a CDS encoding TIGR03862 family flavoprotein — MPQTSPHRVAIVGGGPAGLMAAEILSQAGVPVDLYDGMPSVGRKFLLAGVGGMNITHSEAYPAFLSRYAERAPQLAPLLRSFGADALREWIHGLGIQTFVGTSGRVFPTDMKAAPLLRAWLKRLREQGVVIHTRHRWVGWNAEGDLLIHSPEGEQTVHSDAVLLALGGGSWSRLGSDGAWLNLFESRGLPYVRLQPSNCGFEVSAWSDLMVSKFAGAPLKNVAIGLGDDKPRLGECVVTATGIEGSLVYALSAPIRETINRDGAATVHIDLLPSKPLDKVQAALAKPRGSRSMSKHLHSQLSLDGVKAALLRELAPAEHFNDPAQLAADIKALPLRLVRTRPLDEAISTAGGVPFEALDERLMIKQMPGVFCAGEMLDWEAPTGGYLLTGCFASGRAAGLGMLEWLKSSRKLQA; from the coding sequence ATGCCTCAGACTTCTCCTCACCGTGTCGCCATCGTCGGCGGCGGCCCTGCCGGACTGATGGCCGCTGAAATCCTGAGCCAGGCGGGCGTGCCGGTGGACCTGTACGACGGCATGCCCTCAGTGGGGCGCAAGTTCCTGCTGGCTGGCGTCGGCGGCATGAACATCACCCACTCCGAAGCCTACCCGGCGTTCCTCTCGCGCTATGCCGAACGAGCACCGCAGCTGGCGCCGTTGCTGCGCAGCTTCGGCGCCGACGCGTTGCGCGAGTGGATTCACGGCCTGGGCATTCAAACCTTTGTCGGCACCTCCGGGCGCGTATTTCCTACCGACATGAAAGCCGCGCCGCTGCTGCGCGCCTGGCTCAAGCGCCTGCGTGAGCAAGGCGTGGTTATCCACACCCGGCATCGTTGGGTGGGGTGGAATGCCGAAGGCGATTTACTTATCCACAGCCCGGAGGGCGAGCAAACCGTGCACAGCGATGCGGTGCTGCTGGCCTTGGGCGGTGGCAGCTGGTCGCGTCTGGGCTCCGACGGTGCCTGGCTCAACCTGTTCGAAAGTCGCGGCCTGCCCTATGTGCGCCTGCAACCGAGCAATTGCGGTTTTGAGGTGTCCGCCTGGAGCGATTTGATGGTCAGCAAATTCGCCGGGGCGCCGTTGAAAAACGTCGCCATCGGACTGGGGGACGACAAACCTCGCCTGGGGGAATGCGTGGTGACGGCCACCGGCATCGAAGGCAGCCTGGTCTATGCGCTGTCGGCGCCGATTCGCGAAACGATCAACCGTGACGGCGCCGCCACCGTGCACATCGATCTGCTGCCCAGCAAGCCGCTGGACAAGGTGCAGGCTGCCCTGGCCAAGCCACGTGGGTCGCGGTCGATGAGCAAGCATTTGCACAGTCAATTGAGCCTGGATGGGGTTAAGGCAGCGCTGTTGCGTGAGCTGGCCCCTGCTGAGCATTTCAATGACCCGGCGCAGCTGGCGGCGGATATCAAAGCGCTGCCGCTGAGATTGGTCAGGACTCGGCCATTGGATGAAGCCATCAGCACCGCCGGCGGTGTGCCGTTCGAAGCGCTGGATGAGCGGTTGATGATCAAGCAAATGCCGGGCGTGTTTTGCGCTGGGGAGATGCTGGATTGGGAAGCGCCGACCGGCGGGTACCTGCTGACCGGGTGCTTTGCCAGTGGCAGGGCGGCTGGGCTTGGGATGCTGGAGTGGCTTAAAAGCAGTCGCAAGCTGCAAGCCTAG
- a CDS encoding DEAD/DEAH box helicase encodes MTFASLGLIEPLLRALETLGYQTPTPVQAQAIPAVLAGRDLMAAAQTGTGKTAGFALPLLQLLTMEGPKVAANSARALILCPTRELAEQVHTSVAEYAQHLPLTTYAVYGGVSINPQMMKLRKGVDILVATPGRLIDLFRQNALKLNQLQTLVLDEADRMLDLGFSEELANIYRMLPKKRQTLLFSATFSDDIRLLAGQMLNDPLSIEVSPRNVAANTVKQWVVPVDKKRKPELFVHLMRKGRWKQVLVFAKTRNGVDALVDKLQGLGINADGIHGDKPQATRQRALDRFKASEVQILVATDVAARGLDIEDLPLVVNFDLPIVAEDYIHRIGRTGRAGNTGEAISLVCADEVNMLSAIEMLTRQTLTRKMEPDFEPEHRVPDTDASGQVVKKPKKPKKPKTSGGGGKRNLGKWVDSGDAAPTEPSIKPVRKVPVFNTGPRKKK; translated from the coding sequence ATGACTTTCGCCTCCCTTGGCCTGATCGAACCCTTGCTGCGCGCCCTTGAGACGCTTGGCTACCAGACCCCGACGCCGGTGCAGGCGCAAGCCATTCCGGCGGTGCTGGCCGGTCGTGACCTGATGGCCGCGGCCCAGACCGGCACCGGCAAGACCGCAGGCTTTGCCTTGCCGCTGCTGCAGCTGCTGACGATGGAAGGGCCGAAAGTCGCCGCCAACTCGGCGCGTGCGCTGATCCTGTGCCCCACCCGTGAACTGGCCGAGCAGGTTCACACAAGCGTCGCCGAATACGCCCAGCACCTGCCGCTGACCACTTACGCGGTGTACGGCGGCGTGAGCATCAACCCGCAGATGATGAAGCTGCGCAAGGGCGTGGACATCCTGGTCGCCACCCCCGGCCGCCTGATCGACCTGTTCCGCCAGAACGCGCTGAAACTCAATCAGCTGCAAACCCTGGTGCTGGACGAAGCCGACCGCATGCTCGACCTGGGCTTTTCCGAAGAGCTGGCCAACATCTATCGCATGTTGCCGAAAAAGCGCCAGACCCTGCTGTTCTCCGCCACCTTCTCCGACGACATCCGCCTGCTGGCCGGGCAGATGCTCAACGACCCGCTGAGCATTGAAGTCAGCCCGCGCAACGTCGCCGCCAACACGGTGAAGCAGTGGGTGGTGCCGGTGGATAAAAAGCGCAAGCCGGAGCTGTTCGTGCACCTGATGCGCAAGGGCCGCTGGAAGCAGGTGCTGGTGTTCGCCAAAACCCGCAACGGCGTGGATGCGCTGGTGGACAAGTTGCAGGGGCTGGGCATCAACGCCGACGGCATCCATGGTGACAAACCGCAGGCCACACGCCAGCGTGCGCTGGACCGCTTCAAGGCCAGCGAAGTGCAGATTCTGGTGGCCACCGACGTGGCGGCCCGTGGCCTGGATATCGAAGACCTGCCGCTGGTGGTCAACTTCGACCTGCCGATCGTCGCTGAAGACTATATCCACCGCATCGGCCGCACCGGCCGCGCGGGCAACACCGGCGAGGCGATTTCGCTGGTGTGCGCCGATGAAGTGAACATGCTCTCGGCGATCGAAATGCTGACCCGCCAGACCCTGACCCGCAAGATGGAACCGGACTTCGAACCGGAACACCGCGTGCCGGATACCGATGCCAGCGGGCAGGTGGTGAAGAAGCCGAAAAAGCCGAAGAAGCCTAAAACCTCGGGCGGTGGCGGCAAGCGCAACCTGGGCAAATGGGTGGACAGCGGCGATGCAGCGCCGACGGAACCGTCGATCAAACCGGTGCGCAAGGTGCCGGTATTCAATACCGGGCCGCGTAAGAAGAAGTAG
- the yedA gene encoding drug/metabolite exporter YedA: MPGPRRFPLPLIAAFFALYVIWGSTYLVIRIGVEYWPPLLLAGIRFCTAGALMYGYLRWRGVPAPTWTQWKAAGMIGILLLTVGNGGVSVAEHMGVSSGVAALAVATVPLFTLLCGFFWGARNTPLEWAGVILGIIGIAMLNMGSTLQSSPLGAVLLLMAAASWAFGSVWSRHLPLPQGAMASAAEMLVAGVVLLIVSTVSGEHLQAMPPLEGWLALAYLTVFGSIIAFNAYMYLLKHVRPAAATSYAYVNPAVAVLLGIVFVGESIGLEEALAMLVIISAVLLISLPQWRKPKAEIR, encoded by the coding sequence ATGCCTGGCCCACGTCGTTTCCCCTTACCCTTGATCGCCGCCTTTTTCGCCTTGTATGTCATCTGGGGTTCCACCTACCTGGTGATTCGCATCGGCGTGGAGTACTGGCCGCCGTTGTTGCTGGCAGGGATTCGGTTTTGCACGGCAGGCGCGTTGATGTACGGCTACCTCAGGTGGCGTGGCGTGCCGGCGCCGACGTGGACGCAATGGAAGGCCGCCGGGATGATCGGTATTTTGCTGCTCACCGTGGGCAATGGCGGCGTCAGCGTGGCAGAACATATGGGCGTGTCGTCCGGCGTCGCCGCGTTGGCCGTGGCCACGGTGCCGTTGTTTACCTTGCTGTGTGGTTTTTTCTGGGGCGCGCGTAATACGCCGCTGGAATGGGCCGGGGTGATTCTGGGCATTATCGGCATCGCCATGCTCAATATGGGCAGCACCCTGCAATCGAGCCCGCTGGGCGCAGTGTTGCTGTTGATGGCGGCGGCGTCCTGGGCATTCGGTTCGGTGTGGAGCCGACACTTGCCGCTGCCCCAGGGCGCAATGGCGAGTGCCGCGGAAATGCTGGTGGCGGGCGTGGTCTTGTTGATCGTCAGCACCGTATCGGGTGAGCACTTGCAGGCGATGCCGCCGTTGGAAGGCTGGCTGGCCCTGGCCTATTTGACGGTGTTCGGCTCGATCATCGCCTTCAATGCCTACATGTACCTGCTCAAGCACGTGCGCCCGGCGGCCGCCACCAGCTATGCCTATGTGAACCCTGCGGTGGCGGTGTTGCTGGGGATTGTGTTCGTCGGCGAGTCCATCGGCCTGGAGGAAGCCCTGGCGATGCTGGTGATCATCAGCGCGGTGTTGCTGATCAGCCTGCCCCAGTGGCGCAAGCCGAAGGCGGAAATAAGGTAA
- a CDS encoding acyl carrier protein yields the protein MEGSATGRAQISEKVIELFVDIIGFIDRSQVTEQTDFIHDFNIIDDDLTCFVMQIKWQFNLRATQKDWDHITTIKQIVDLIVERSNVQCGH from the coding sequence ATGGAAGGTAGCGCTACTGGCAGAGCCCAGATCAGCGAAAAAGTGATTGAGCTTTTTGTCGACATTATCGGCTTCATCGATCGAAGTCAGGTCACGGAGCAAACGGACTTCATCCATGACTTCAACATTATTGATGACGATTTGACCTGCTTTGTCATGCAGATCAAATGGCAATTTAACTTGCGCGCGACGCAGAAGGATTGGGATCACATCACTACCATCAAGCAGATAGTCGACCTGATTGTCGAGCGCTCGAATGTGCAATGCGGTCACTGA
- a CDS encoding DUF6124 family protein → MVKVTPDPPRSKADFLSEDALLHRRAIDYYLKASAPDAPIFILNDNLSLEDALAHAADLLQCAVETAHASGEVMKAPQRAVMHLMEMAKGVVDQALECTQAR, encoded by the coding sequence ATGGTCAAAGTCACCCCCGATCCACCCAGGTCCAAAGCCGACTTCCTCAGCGAAGACGCCCTGCTCCACCGTCGCGCCATCGACTACTACCTCAAGGCGTCCGCCCCGGATGCGCCGATTTTTATCCTCAATGACAACCTGAGCCTCGAAGATGCCCTGGCCCATGCGGCGGATTTGCTGCAGTGCGCGGTAGAGACGGCGCACGCCTCAGGAGAAGTGATGAAGGCGCCGCAGCGGGCGGTGATGCATTTGATGGAGATGGCGAAGGGGGTGGTGGATCAGGCGTTGGAGTGCACGCAGGCTCGATAG
- a CDS encoding 3'-5' exonuclease — MERIAVIDFETTGITPSNFCRATEIGVVILERGQIVDRYQSLMNAGVRVPAFIEQLTGISNAMLRSAPPAERVMNEVNEFVGTTPLMAHNAAFDQKFWDYELGLIRRTRLQKFACSLLLARRLMPSAPNHKLGTLNTFAQLPHTGQAHRALADAEMAANLTAHLAQELRQTHGLRELSHDLLCTLQKVPAAKINEHLKKHRGF; from the coding sequence TTGGAACGTATAGCGGTCATCGACTTTGAAACCACCGGCATCACCCCGAGCAACTTCTGCCGGGCCACGGAAATTGGCGTGGTCATCCTTGAGCGCGGGCAAATCGTCGACCGCTACCAGAGCCTGATGAATGCCGGCGTACGCGTGCCGGCGTTTATTGAACAACTCACCGGCATCAGCAACGCCATGTTGCGCAGCGCACCACCGGCCGAGCGGGTGATGAATGAGGTCAATGAATTTGTCGGCACCACGCCGTTGATGGCGCACAACGCCGCGTTCGACCAGAAGTTCTGGGATTACGAGTTGGGCCTGATCCGCCGCACGCGCCTGCAGAAGTTCGCCTGTTCTTTATTGCTGGCTCGTCGGTTGATGCCTTCGGCGCCAAACCATAAGCTCGGCACGTTGAACACGTTCGCCCAACTGCCCCACACCGGCCAGGCACACCGGGCACTGGCGGACGCCGAAATGGCCGCCAACCTCACCGCGCACCTGGCCCAGGAACTGCGCCAGACCCACGGCTTGCGTGAGCTGTCGCACGATTTGCTGTGCACCTTGCAGAAAGTGCCGGCGGCGAAGATCAACGAGCACCTGAAGAAACATCGCGGGTTCTGA
- a CDS encoding NYN domain-containing protein → MKKIAVFADVQNLYYTVRQAYGCHFNYAALWADISAHGQIVEAYAYAIDRGDSKQQQFQQILRNLGFTVKLKPYIQRSDGSAKGDWDVGITIDIMDAAANVDEVVLASGDGDFDMLLERIIHKHGVQAVAYGVPGLTANSLIRAASRYVPIEGALLLK, encoded by the coding sequence GTGAAGAAAATTGCAGTGTTCGCCGATGTGCAAAACCTCTATTACACCGTTCGCCAGGCTTATGGTTGCCACTTCAACTACGCCGCGCTGTGGGCGGATATCAGTGCCCACGGGCAAATTGTCGAGGCGTACGCCTACGCCATCGACCGTGGCGACAGCAAGCAGCAGCAGTTCCAGCAGATCCTGCGCAACCTCGGGTTTACCGTGAAGCTCAAGCCCTACATCCAGCGCAGCGACGGCTCGGCCAAGGGTGACTGGGACGTGGGCATCACCATCGACATCATGGACGCCGCCGCTAACGTCGACGAAGTGGTACTGGCCTCCGGCGATGGCGATTTCGACATGCTGCTCGAGCGCATCATCCACAAGCATGGCGTGCAAGCCGTGGCGTATGGCGTACCGGGGCTGACGGCCAATTCGTTGATACGCGCCGCCAGCCGCTACGTGCCGATCGAAGGCGCGCTGCTGCTCAAATAA